A stretch of the Bradyrhizobium sp. CCBAU 53351 genome encodes the following:
- a CDS encoding DUF1328 domain-containing protein: MLKWALIFFIISIVVGLLGFSGVAAGASTIAKWLFFAAVAIFVVFVLLAFLAGEVIL; the protein is encoded by the coding sequence ATGTTGAAGTGGGCGTTGATCTTTTTTATTATATCGATCGTAGTCGGATTGCTCGGCTTCAGCGGCGTCGCTGCCGGTGCATCCACGATTGCCAAGTGGCTGTTTTTCGCGGCGGTGGCGATCTTCGTGGTTTTCGTCCTTCTGGCCTTTTTGGCAGGAGAAGTCATTCTGTAG
- a CDS encoding response regulator, protein MKIAVMEDEYFIADDFAVEIRRRGHETVGPFAELSAAFQAASSAAIDAALLDIDLQGEASLGVADLLLKRDIPFLIYTGYSREVIPSRLAGYVVEKPNRIRDVLDRLFRDALAHGSPQTPVALVSS, encoded by the coding sequence ATGAAGATTGCCGTTATGGAAGACGAATATTTCATTGCTGATGATTTCGCAGTCGAGATCCGGCGTCGCGGCCATGAGACCGTTGGTCCATTTGCCGAGCTAAGCGCCGCTTTCCAAGCAGCGAGTAGTGCAGCTATTGATGCCGCACTGCTCGACATCGACCTTCAGGGAGAAGCTTCGTTAGGAGTGGCAGACCTCCTTCTGAAGAGGGACATCCCTTTTTTGATCTATACCGGTTACAGCCGTGAAGTCATACCGAGCCGGCTTGCAGGCTACGTAGTTGAGAAGCCAAATCGTATCCGCGATGTCCTTGATCGACTATTTCGCGATGCGCTGGCTCATGGCTCGCCGCAAACTCCGGTGGCGCTAGTGTCGTCTTAG
- a CDS encoding BA14K family protein, with the protein MVAASRISKNDARLVEVQWRPGYHHGWHRHHWRDGYRHRYSRGWGPAVGGFVAGAAIGSAVANSRAQAAENNAYCSQRYKSYDPSSGTYMGYDGVRHPCP; encoded by the coding sequence ATGGTGGCCGCGAGCAGAATTTCGAAAAACGACGCGAGGCTGGTGGAGGTCCAATGGAGGCCTGGCTATCATCACGGTTGGCATCGTCATCACTGGCGGGACGGATACCGGCACCGGTACAGCCGCGGCTGGGGTCCAGCAGTAGGTGGCTTCGTGGCAGGTGCGGCGATCGGAAGCGCCGTCGCCAACAGTCGGGCGCAGGCAGCCGAGAACAACGCCTACTGTTCACAGCGATACAAGTCGTATGACCCGAGCTCGGGTACCTACATGGGTTACGATGGCGTCAGGCATCCTTGTCCCTAG
- a CDS encoding PRC-barrel domain-containing protein, whose product MKAASLLTAAFLAGASSVALAQNAPQATGPADHGSGQTQNADQRGDSSPANNGANKAGTPSDRSQDSVRQQMVNDLQQAGFTDVRVRPQSFLVEARDRSGNPVTMFVGPSTFAEVKTVGANAQKSSSNANASGNSTNATAAGPGGAFTSVPAKDGLSSQLMGLQVYNNAKQDIGTIKDVALNENGIDGYILSVGGFLRIGDHYVAVRPSAINLKFDRAAKKWTATMDTTADQLKSAPEFKYPSNS is encoded by the coding sequence ATGAAGGCAGCGTCATTACTAACCGCCGCATTCCTTGCCGGCGCATCATCCGTTGCGCTGGCGCAAAACGCTCCGCAGGCGACCGGCCCAGCTGACCATGGTTCGGGCCAGACTCAGAACGCGGACCAACGCGGCGACAGCAGCCCCGCAAACAATGGAGCAAACAAAGCCGGCACGCCGTCTGATAGGAGCCAGGACAGCGTACGGCAGCAGATGGTCAACGACTTGCAGCAGGCAGGCTTCACGGACGTCAGGGTACGTCCGCAGTCGTTCCTGGTCGAGGCCAGAGATCGGTCGGGAAATCCGGTGACGATGTTCGTCGGTCCAAGCACCTTCGCCGAGGTGAAAACGGTCGGCGCGAACGCGCAGAAGAGTTCTTCGAACGCAAACGCATCAGGCAATAGCACCAACGCGACTGCAGCCGGCCCCGGCGGAGCCTTCACGTCGGTGCCAGCGAAGGATGGACTGAGCTCGCAATTGATGGGCCTGCAGGTGTACAACAACGCCAAACAGGACATTGGCACCATCAAGGATGTCGCGCTCAATGAAAACGGCATTGACGGCTATATCCTCTCAGTCGGAGGATTCCTGCGCATCGGCGATCACTACGTCGCGGTGCGGCCGTCGGCGATCAATTTGAAGTTTGATCGTGCAGCCAAGAAGTGGACCGCCACCATGGACACGACGGCGGACCAGCTGAAGTCGGCGCCTGAGTTCAAGTACCCCAGCAATAGCTGA
- a CDS encoding DUF2254 domain-containing protein, with product MLARAEKLLTDLGETFWVVPMLVVLSSLLVAFLAVHLDRTEAAALSTLHDWLYDGGATGGRTLLGTVAGATIGVAGTVFTITIAALSLAAGQMGPRLLRNFTRDRGNQLTLGMLLGTFCYALVVLRSIRTEPEGGFVPHLALSVGIALAFACVAILVYFVGHVAGRINVETVIELVSEDLRSAIQRLTTQDPQPKPPPEEYWIGSLPLRDSRRGYLQHLDDEGLATWAAKHRASIRLLVGPGDYVFPGATVALVTPPVDGAEVAIQNATALGGSSSASTDLRFAVRQLVEVAVRALSPGINDPHTALAVLDRLGAALCDLVPLHLPTGVAIRGSQPVLVVPRVQYGQLLGTMFHMIRQSAGAQPAVSIRMIEVMTEVASCERDPARLLALSHHADLVLADARRTIAAAGDRGDVERRHHAFALMVRAGPMGQFTEHVFPLGGDDAPKAVAQPTGSRSRS from the coding sequence ATGTTGGCCCGTGCCGAGAAATTGTTGACCGATCTGGGCGAGACGTTCTGGGTGGTGCCCATGCTCGTGGTGCTTTCCAGTTTGCTCGTGGCTTTCCTTGCTGTTCATCTCGACCGTACCGAAGCCGCCGCACTCTCGACGCTGCACGATTGGCTTTACGACGGAGGCGCGACCGGCGGCCGCACCCTGCTCGGCACCGTTGCCGGCGCGACAATCGGCGTCGCTGGCACCGTATTTACGATTACCATTGCTGCCTTGTCCTTGGCCGCCGGCCAGATGGGGCCACGGCTCCTGCGCAATTTCACCCGCGACCGTGGCAATCAACTGACACTTGGGATGTTGCTTGGCACGTTCTGTTACGCTCTGGTCGTGCTGAGAAGCATTCGGACCGAGCCCGAGGGTGGCTTCGTCCCCCATCTGGCGTTGAGCGTCGGCATCGCGCTCGCGTTCGCCTGTGTCGCGATACTCGTCTATTTCGTCGGCCACGTCGCCGGTCGGATCAATGTGGAAACGGTGATCGAACTCGTCAGTGAAGACCTCCGCTCCGCGATACAACGGCTAACGACCCAGGATCCGCAACCTAAACCTCCGCCGGAGGAGTACTGGATCGGCTCGCTGCCTCTGAGAGATTCCCGGCGGGGCTATCTGCAGCATCTCGACGACGAGGGTCTGGCCACCTGGGCGGCCAAGCATCGCGCCAGCATTCGGCTGCTGGTCGGGCCCGGCGATTATGTTTTCCCTGGAGCAACTGTCGCGTTGGTCACTCCTCCCGTCGATGGTGCCGAGGTGGCGATTCAAAATGCGACAGCGCTCGGCGGCAGCAGCAGCGCTTCGACCGATTTGCGCTTCGCCGTCCGGCAGCTCGTCGAGGTCGCGGTCAGGGCACTCTCTCCCGGCATCAACGACCCGCACACCGCTCTCGCGGTTCTGGACCGACTGGGAGCGGCCCTGTGCGATCTCGTGCCTTTGCACCTCCCGACAGGCGTGGCGATCAGGGGAAGTCAGCCGGTCCTGGTCGTGCCGCGTGTGCAATATGGTCAATTGCTCGGCACCATGTTTCACATGATCCGGCAAAGCGCCGGCGCGCAACCGGCAGTATCGATCCGAATGATCGAAGTCATGACCGAGGTCGCGAGCTGCGAACGCGATCCTGCCCGGCTCCTTGCTCTCTCGCACCACGCCGACCTCGTCCTCGCGGACGCGCGTCGAACGATTGCCGCCGCCGGCGACAGGGGGGACGTCGAGCGCCGACATCACGCGTTTGCTCTCATGGTCCGTGCAGGCCCGATGGGGCAATTCACTGAACATGTCTTTCCTTTGGGGGGCGACGATGCGCCAAAGGCTGTCGCTCAGCCGACCGGCTCCCGATCTCGGAGTTGA
- a CDS encoding YihY/virulence factor BrkB family protein — translation MAFWVRLGDHNISVLSAAVAFYSFLSIFPAIAALVSLYGLVADTNDIVRQLNALQAILPGEATALISERLKALVQNTRPPFGVGLMVSVGISIWSARYATGTLMTALNVTYAVPEGRGLVLFNAVALSLTVALIVLAGGAVILIAVLPLLLSYLPIPTGWQAAAMWIRWPLLVGIIIAIIALLYRYAPNRTEPRWDLVSAGGLLATTGLIAGSYAFSEYVSTFAAYQKTYGSLGAVAVFMTWLWVAAYSILAGAELNSEIGSRSAERQPLAHRRPPKERHVQ, via the coding sequence ATGGCCTTTTGGGTCAGGCTAGGTGATCACAACATTTCGGTCCTGTCCGCCGCCGTTGCCTTCTATTCCTTTCTCTCGATCTTCCCCGCCATAGCCGCGCTTGTGTCACTCTATGGGCTCGTCGCCGACACCAACGACATCGTGCGGCAGCTCAACGCGCTCCAAGCGATCCTGCCGGGGGAAGCGACGGCACTCATTTCAGAGCGATTGAAGGCTCTCGTGCAGAACACGCGTCCCCCTTTCGGCGTCGGGCTGATGGTGAGTGTGGGTATTTCGATCTGGAGTGCGCGCTACGCGACTGGCACGCTCATGACTGCCTTGAACGTGACCTACGCGGTCCCGGAGGGGAGGGGATTGGTTCTCTTCAATGCCGTTGCTCTGTCGCTGACCGTGGCGTTGATTGTGCTCGCCGGTGGGGCCGTGATCCTGATCGCGGTGCTTCCCCTCCTACTCAGCTACCTGCCAATACCGACTGGCTGGCAGGCTGCTGCAATGTGGATACGATGGCCGCTGCTCGTGGGCATAATCATCGCAATCATTGCTCTGCTCTACCGTTACGCACCCAATCGCACTGAACCAAGATGGGACCTTGTTTCGGCCGGCGGGCTTCTGGCTACGACCGGATTGATTGCTGGTTCATACGCCTTCTCGGAGTATGTGAGCACGTTCGCCGCCTATCAGAAGACCTACGGCTCGCTCGGCGCCGTTGCCGTGTTCATGACGTGGCTCTGGGTCGCGGCCTATTCCATATTGGCGGGGGCCGAGCTCAACTCCGAGATCGGGAGCCGGTCGGCTGAGCGACAGCCTTTGGCGCATCGTCGCCCCCCAAAGGAAAGACATGTTCAGTGA
- a CDS encoding membrane-bound PQQ-dependent dehydrogenase, glucose/quinate/shikimate family yields the protein MILIGFVLGAGGAWLLWLGGSFYYLPSGLMLIVSGVLLARRRVEGAWLYLLLFLLTLAWAFWEVGANGWALVPRTVGPGVLLIFVLALTPKLRPIRHQYEPAVTIVVGLLLLVATTLLMTGAFRPASAAPSVVPSPTNAMPDPSPLKAGADWPAYGGSYSARRYSPLDQINTTNVAKLTKVWTFHTGDLPTKTTKGTYGAENTPLKVGDTLYVCTPKNLVLAVDAKSGKQIWRFDPRVPDEFIPYTAACRGLAYYALPNADQSAACAQRIIEGTLDARLIAIDAKTGKRCQTFGYDGQVDTATGVGRHDPGMFAITSAPTIVRGIIVIGHEVLDGQKRDAPSGVIQGYDAQTGALRWAWDMVKPDADAPPPVGQTYTRGTPNMWTTASGDEQLGLVYLPLGVSAVDYWSSSRSDREKEFATSLVALDVTTGKPAWHFQTVHNDVWDYELGSQATLVDFPTDNGAPVPALVLPSKRGDIFVLDRRTGKPLVGVEERPVPQGGVEPAQRAKTQPFSLYHTLRKADLTEQDMWGMSPIDQMICRIQFRRASYKGIFTPPTASPHWIEYPGYNGGSDWGGIAVDPVRQVIVANYNDMPNYNRLVPRDEANRLGWAPRDQARGEIGGQEGAGDPQLGSPYAINVNAGWRLPGTGLLCKQPPYGGIRAIDLKTGKTLWDRPLGEARTNGPFGIPSMLPITIGTPNNGGAVVTAGGLIFVAATTDNLIRAIDIKTGKTVWKDVLPAGGQATPITYEAGGREYLVIMAGGHHFMETPIGDSLIAYSLPSPGR from the coding sequence ATGATCCTCATCGGCTTCGTACTCGGGGCCGGCGGCGCGTGGCTGCTGTGGTTGGGGGGGTCGTTCTATTATCTGCCCAGCGGACTCATGCTGATCGTCTCGGGTGTTCTGTTGGCCCGCCGGCGCGTCGAAGGCGCATGGCTTTACCTTCTCCTCTTCCTGCTCACCCTCGCATGGGCGTTCTGGGAAGTTGGCGCCAACGGGTGGGCGCTGGTCCCACGGACGGTCGGTCCGGGTGTGTTACTGATCTTCGTGCTGGCTCTCACCCCGAAGCTTCGCCCGATCCGCCACCAATATGAACCTGCGGTGACTATCGTGGTCGGATTGCTCTTGTTGGTGGCTACCACTTTGTTGATGACGGGGGCTTTCAGGCCGGCAAGCGCCGCACCGTCCGTGGTGCCGTCGCCGACAAACGCGATGCCCGATCCTTCGCCTCTGAAGGCGGGCGCGGATTGGCCTGCCTATGGCGGCAGCTACAGCGCACGCCGCTATTCGCCGCTCGACCAGATCAATACGACCAACGTCGCCAAGCTCACCAAGGTCTGGACCTTCCATACCGGCGACCTGCCGACAAAGACCACGAAAGGCACCTACGGCGCGGAGAACACGCCGCTCAAGGTGGGCGATACCCTCTACGTCTGCACCCCCAAGAACCTCGTTCTTGCTGTCGATGCCAAGAGCGGCAAGCAGATCTGGCGATTTGACCCGCGCGTCCCGGACGAATTCATTCCGTACACAGCGGCTTGCCGGGGTCTCGCCTATTACGCGCTTCCGAATGCCGATCAGAGCGCCGCCTGCGCTCAGCGCATCATCGAAGGCACGCTCGATGCACGCCTCATCGCGATCGATGCGAAGACCGGCAAGCGCTGCCAGACGTTCGGCTATGACGGACAGGTCGACACTGCGACGGGCGTTGGCCGACACGACCCCGGCATGTTTGCGATCACGTCGGCGCCGACCATCGTCCGCGGCATCATCGTCATCGGGCACGAAGTGCTCGACGGCCAAAAGCGGGACGCGCCGTCGGGTGTGATTCAGGGATATGATGCACAAACCGGCGCCTTGCGCTGGGCCTGGGACATGGTCAAGCCCGATGCAGACGCACCGCCGCCGGTGGGACAGACCTATACCAGGGGCACGCCCAACATGTGGACGACCGCCTCCGGCGACGAGCAGCTGGGGCTCGTCTATCTGCCGCTCGGCGTCTCGGCCGTCGACTATTGGAGCAGCAGCCGCTCGGACCGCGAAAAAGAGTTCGCCACGTCTCTGGTGGCGCTCGATGTCACCACCGGTAAGCCCGCCTGGCACTTCCAGACCGTGCACAATGACGTCTGGGACTACGAACTCGGCTCTCAAGCCACTCTGGTCGACTTCCCGACCGACAACGGCGCGCCGGTGCCCGCGCTCGTGCTGCCGAGCAAGCGCGGCGACATTTTCGTGCTCGACCGGCGCACCGGCAAGCCGCTGGTCGGCGTCGAGGAGAGGCCAGTCCCGCAAGGCGGCGTCGAGCCGGCGCAGCGTGCAAAGACCCAGCCATTCTCGTTGTACCACACGCTGCGGAAGGCCGACCTCACCGAGCAGGACATGTGGGGCATGTCGCCGATCGATCAGATGATCTGCCGCATCCAGTTTCGTCGGGCAAGCTACAAGGGCATCTTCACACCGCCCACCGCCAGCCCGCACTGGATCGAATATCCCGGCTACAATGGCGGCTCCGATTGGGGCGGCATCGCCGTCGATCCCGTTCGCCAGGTCATCGTCGCGAACTACAACGACATGCCGAACTACAATCGCCTGGTGCCGCGCGACGAGGCCAACCGTCTCGGCTGGGCGCCGCGCGACCAGGCGCGCGGCGAAATCGGCGGGCAGGAAGGCGCGGGCGATCCGCAGCTCGGCTCCCCCTATGCCATCAACGTCAATGCGGGCTGGCGACTGCCCGGCACCGGGTTGTTGTGCAAGCAGCCGCCCTATGGCGGGATTCGCGCCATCGACCTGAAGACCGGCAAGACGTTGTGGGATCGCCCTTTGGGAGAAGCGCGGACGAATGGACCCTTCGGGATCCCGTCGATGCTGCCGATCACGATTGGAACGCCTAATAATGGAGGCGCCGTCGTGACTGCCGGCGGGCTGATCTTCGTCGCAGCGACGACCGACAATCTCATCAGAGCAATCGATATCAAAACCGGAAAAACTGTCTGGAAGGACGTGCTACCTGCCGGGGGCCAGGCCACGCCGATCACCTACGAGGCCGGCGGCCGCGAATATCTCGTCATCATGGCCGGCGGTCATCATTTCATGGAGACGCCGATCGGCGATTCCTTGATCGCCTACTCGTTGCCGAGCCCCGGCCGCTGA
- a CDS encoding extracellular solute-binding protein — MSTGKYLRVTRRRFLQHTGLTLAAASAPSVSAPFVSRALADTKSLSIVQWSHFVPEYDKWFDAFAKDWGEKNHVEVTVDHIPVGNVAARAAAEASAQSGHDLFGWNGAGGAHLYRKFLVDVTSLVEATEKKYGKVSTIGRQIGYNQDDKTWSAFPDFYINFPIMYRKSMWDEIGVKPDTWDNVRTGGAKLKAKGHPVGISLGHSNDPNTTWRGLLWSYGGALQDADGKSVVLNSKETVEAVKYVSALYKEAMTPEVLSWDDSSNNRYLVSGVGSLIVNPISAYRTFQKANKKGADDTFVMAPPKGPVRQIMGGASEFYGIWKFAKNKEGAIEFLKYYADHWPEAFKASEGYNNPCFANLVPKPMPILSNDSTSTPNDKLAVLQDSGQWSASPGYPGPSWPAVDEVYNDFVICDMMSKSATGQMSAEDAVKWAHQQSEAIFTKWHGKT, encoded by the coding sequence ATGAGCACGGGCAAGTATTTGCGCGTCACACGACGCCGTTTCCTGCAACACACCGGTCTTACCCTTGCCGCCGCATCGGCGCCGTCGGTATCTGCGCCGTTCGTCTCCCGCGCGCTTGCCGACACCAAATCCCTTTCCATCGTGCAGTGGAGCCATTTCGTCCCCGAGTACGACAAATGGTTCGATGCGTTCGCAAAGGACTGGGGAGAGAAAAACCACGTCGAGGTCACCGTCGATCACATCCCGGTCGGCAACGTCGCCGCGCGCGCCGCCGCCGAGGCCTCCGCACAATCGGGCCACGATCTGTTCGGCTGGAACGGCGCGGGCGGCGCGCACCTCTACCGCAAGTTCCTCGTCGACGTGACGAGCCTCGTCGAGGCGACGGAGAAAAAGTACGGCAAGGTCAGCACGATCGGGCGACAGATCGGCTACAACCAGGACGACAAGACCTGGTCTGCGTTCCCCGATTTCTACATCAACTTCCCCATCATGTATCGTAAGAGCATGTGGGACGAGATCGGAGTGAAGCCGGACACGTGGGACAACGTGCGTACGGGCGGCGCCAAGCTGAAAGCCAAGGGTCACCCGGTGGGCATTTCGCTCGGGCACAGCAACGACCCGAATACGACCTGGCGCGGCCTGCTGTGGAGCTATGGCGGCGCGCTTCAGGACGCCGATGGCAAGAGCGTCGTGCTCAACAGCAAGGAGACGGTCGAAGCCGTCAAATATGTCTCGGCGCTATACAAGGAGGCGATGACGCCGGAAGTGCTGTCGTGGGACGACTCCAGCAACAACCGATATCTCGTGTCGGGCGTCGGCTCGCTGATCGTCAACCCGATTTCCGCCTACCGTACCTTCCAGAAGGCCAACAAGAAGGGCGCCGACGACACCTTCGTGATGGCCCCGCCGAAGGGGCCGGTACGCCAGATCATGGGCGGCGCGTCCGAGTTCTACGGCATCTGGAAGTTCGCCAAGAACAAGGAAGGCGCAATCGAGTTCCTCAAATACTACGCCGATCACTGGCCGGAAGCGTTCAAGGCGAGCGAGGGGTACAACAATCCGTGCTTCGCCAACCTCGTGCCGAAGCCGATGCCGATTCTGTCGAACGATTCAACCTCGACGCCGAATGACAAGCTTGCCGTGCTGCAGGATTCCGGACAGTGGTCGGCGTCCCCCGGATATCCCGGTCCGTCATGGCCTGCCGTCGACGAGGTCTACAACGACTTCGTCATCTGCGACATGATGTCGAAGTCCGCGACCGGTCAGATGTCGGCCGAGGACGCCGTCAAATGGGCGCACCAGCAGTCCGAGGCGATCTTCACCAAGTGGCACGGCAAAACCTGA
- a CDS encoding ABC transporter ATP-binding protein — protein MAAVLTRDIVKIFGEVPAVNGISLTVPDGEFMVLLGPSGCGKTTFLRIICGLEQQTSGDLLIGGHVVNDIPPRARGVAMMFQSYGLYPHYTVRNNIAFPLRTQRVPREEIQKKVDWASRLLGIGHLLDRRPRQLSGGERQRVALARALVREPTALLLDEPLSNLDAKLRTLARQEIKNFQQSVGLTTVYVTHDQVEAMGMGDRIAVIDHGRIRQVGTPTEIYEDPADLFVATFVGAPPMNIVTHDGGGYLGFRPENFLPRNMIEDGGATEFSFRVDRSEYLGSERIVYGAIADFDSSQPITAKLPPAHVAEASIHPGEWHPFAVKNSALRHFDAGGNRSTRH, from the coding sequence ATGGCTGCGGTATTGACTAGGGATATCGTCAAGATATTCGGCGAGGTGCCCGCCGTCAACGGCATCTCGCTCACGGTGCCGGATGGCGAGTTCATGGTGCTGCTCGGCCCTTCGGGCTGCGGCAAAACGACGTTTCTGCGCATCATCTGCGGCCTGGAGCAGCAGACGAGCGGCGATCTCCTGATCGGCGGCCACGTCGTCAACGACATCCCGCCGCGCGCTCGCGGCGTTGCGATGATGTTTCAGAGCTATGGTCTCTATCCGCACTACACCGTCCGCAACAACATTGCGTTTCCGTTGCGGACGCAGCGGGTGCCCCGCGAGGAAATCCAGAAGAAGGTCGATTGGGCCTCGCGGCTGCTTGGCATCGGCCATCTTCTCGACCGGCGGCCGCGTCAGCTCTCCGGCGGCGAGCGCCAGCGCGTTGCGCTTGCGCGCGCGCTCGTTCGCGAGCCGACGGCGCTTCTGCTCGATGAGCCGCTGTCCAATCTCGATGCCAAATTGCGCACCCTGGCTCGGCAGGAAATCAAGAACTTCCAGCAGAGCGTTGGGCTTACGACCGTCTACGTGACCCACGACCAAGTCGAAGCGATGGGCATGGGCGACCGCATTGCGGTCATCGACCATGGACGTATCAGGCAGGTGGGGACGCCAACCGAAATCTACGAAGATCCAGCCGACCTTTTCGTCGCGACCTTTGTCGGCGCGCCGCCGATGAACATCGTGACACACGACGGCGGCGGCTATTTGGGTTTCAGGCCGGAGAATTTCCTGCCCAGGAACATGATTGAAGATGGCGGCGCGACCGAATTCTCGTTTCGCGTCGACCGCTCCGAATATCTCGGGTCCGAGCGCATCGTTTACGGTGCGATCGCTGATTTCGATTCGAGCCAACCAATCACGGCGAAGTTGCCGCCAGCCCACGTCGCCGAAGCAAGCATTCATCCCGGGGAGTGGCATCCGTTCGCGGTGAAGAACAGCGCCTTGCGCCATTTCGACGCCGGCGGCAATCGCAGCACTCGCCACTGA
- a CDS encoding carbohydrate ABC transporter permease, whose protein sequence is MAVIAEPIAKPVSRFHFVLDRREMLETILVAPAILYVLLLVGLPLLLAIYYSLSAYTIYNPTWKFVGLANFEQILQNPTFLDTLRNTFIFTFGSQLLGLVLGKFGAFLLLRPFRGRKIVRALIILPFAVPVALATIAWQWMFDSLYSVINWSLIAAGFLTREDAPNWLGDPYLAMLCIVIINAWRFFPFAIVIFLAGITAVPQDVIDAATVDGAGFWRRNYQIILPMILPIMAIGLIFGIVFTFTDLSIVFLLTMGGPGGATSVLGFAGFQTGIVSGDVSHGAAISLFMLPVLLVVVIFMLRFIRRREI, encoded by the coding sequence ATGGCCGTCATTGCAGAGCCCATTGCCAAGCCGGTTTCGCGCTTTCACTTCGTACTCGATCGCCGCGAAATGCTCGAAACGATTTTGGTCGCGCCGGCGATCCTGTACGTCCTGCTGCTCGTCGGTCTTCCGCTTCTGCTCGCGATCTACTACTCGCTCAGCGCCTACACGATCTATAACCCGACCTGGAAGTTCGTCGGACTGGCCAATTTCGAGCAAATTCTGCAGAATCCAACTTTCCTCGACACGTTGCGCAACACGTTCATCTTTACGTTCGGGTCGCAATTGCTCGGCCTCGTGCTCGGAAAGTTCGGCGCGTTCCTGCTATTGCGACCCTTTCGGGGCCGCAAGATCGTGCGGGCGCTGATTATCCTGCCATTTGCAGTGCCGGTCGCACTCGCCACGATCGCCTGGCAGTGGATGTTCGATTCGCTCTACAGCGTGATCAACTGGAGCCTGATCGCGGCGGGCTTTCTTACTCGCGAAGATGCGCCGAACTGGCTTGGCGATCCCTACCTTGCAATGTTGTGCATTGTCATCATCAACGCCTGGCGCTTCTTTCCATTTGCCATCGTGATCTTCCTCGCCGGCATCACTGCCGTTCCGCAGGACGTGATCGACGCGGCCACGGTCGACGGTGCAGGTTTTTGGCGCCGCAACTACCAGATCATCCTGCCCATGATCCTGCCGATCATGGCCATCGGCCTGATCTTCGGCATCGTGTTCACGTTCACTGATCTCTCCATCGTGTTCTTGCTGACGATGGGTGGTCCTGGCGGCGCGACATCGGTGCTGGGCTTCGCTGGCTTTCAGACCGGCATCGTCTCCGGCGATGTCTCGCACGGCGCGGCCATCTCGTTGTTCATGCTGCCGGTGCTGCTGGTCGTGGTGATTTTCATGCTGCGCTTCATTCGTCGCCGGGAGATTTGA
- a CDS encoding carbohydrate ABC transporter permease translates to MSSPVARSLRETGFYFGVAFFVILAAFPFYWMVITAFKQNSDLYDIANTPFWFNEPPTLEHIKYLFEETLFARWLLNSLVIGLCVTAITLVTAVPAGYSLARMTSRKGEALGIMIFLTYLVPPTLLFLPLSRIIAVLGLQNSMWSLVLVYPTFTIPFCSWLLMGFFKALPVEIEEAAIVDGCSLFGAFIKMAIPLSVPAILTVVIFTFTLTLQEFVYALTFVSSSDQKPITLGVSTDLIRGDVFFWGEIMAGALIAAVPVAIAYNLFLDRFIAGITGGAVK, encoded by the coding sequence ATGTCGTCCCCCGTTGCCCGCTCGCTCCGAGAAACCGGCTTCTACTTCGGCGTCGCCTTCTTCGTCATCCTGGCCGCGTTTCCGTTCTATTGGATGGTGATCACGGCGTTCAAGCAGAACAGCGACCTCTACGACATCGCCAACACCCCGTTCTGGTTCAATGAGCCGCCGACGCTCGAGCACATCAAGTACCTGTTCGAGGAGACCCTGTTCGCGCGCTGGCTGCTGAATTCACTGGTCATCGGCCTCTGCGTCACCGCGATCACACTAGTCACCGCGGTTCCGGCCGGATACAGCCTTGCCCGCATGACCAGCAGAAAGGGCGAAGCTCTCGGCATCATGATCTTCCTAACCTACTTGGTCCCTCCAACCCTACTGTTCCTGCCGTTGTCGCGGATCATCGCCGTCCTCGGTCTCCAAAACTCGATGTGGTCGTTGGTGTTGGTCTACCCAACGTTCACGATCCCATTCTGCTCCTGGCTGTTGATGGGATTCTTCAAGGCGCTGCCGGTCGAGATCGAGGAAGCCGCAATCGTCGACGGCTGCAGCCTTTTCGGCGCCTTCATCAAGATGGCGATCCCGCTGTCGGTGCCGGCAATTTTGACCGTGGTGATCTTTACGTTCACCCTGACGCTTCAGGAGTTTGTCTACGCGCTGACCTTCGTCTCCTCATCCGACCAGAAGCCGATCACGTTGGGCGTCTCGACCGACTTGATCCGCGGAGACGTGTTCTTCTGGGGTGAGATCATGGCGGGTGCCCTGATCGCCGCGGTGCCAGTGGCTATCGCTTACAATCTCTTTCTCGATCGCTTTATCGCCGGTATCACAGGAGGAGCCGTGAAGTAA